A genomic stretch from Eretmochelys imbricata isolate rEreImb1 chromosome 24, rEreImb1.hap1, whole genome shotgun sequence includes:
- the PLAUR gene encoding urokinase plasminogen activator surface receptor: MESVWGCILLGALLSQAAALRCYSCDGDRSCQEMEDCGEQQGQCRTTALTMISRSGVSDRIQKGCDVQGKPNNSISFVSHGQIVMLAEEHCATDLCNQGVPKAVSPFPSNASLDCLSCSSSDHSCSSPSLMRIRCLDPREQCVDIAAISMPDEFPQDERRIKGCGQISRCQEPLGFHNQDSFYLLQCCNSSLCNNDAHDYQESPLPLNGVTCFACEGNSSHGCTPENITRLQCQGPMTHCMEAVGSHALRGPGAMLKGCATPAWCDAPYTSIYKRLAGVQARCCRGNFCNSRIQAGALPPARRSRAGRRLGAQPALLYGAALLALLVLLPRSS; the protein is encoded by the exons ATGGAGTCTGTGTGGGGCTGCATCCTGCTGGGGGCGCTGCTGAGCCAAG CGGCTGCCCTGCGATGTTATTCTTGTGATggggaccggagctgccaggaGATGGAGGActgtggggagcagcagggacagtgtCGCACAACTGCCCTCACCATGATCTCCC gcTCCGGGGTCTCCGATCGGATCCAGAAGGGCTGCGACGTGCAGGGGAAACCCAACAACTCCATCTCCTTCGTCTCCCACGGGCAGATTGTGATGCTGGCGGAAGAGCACTGCGCTACCGACCTCTGCAACCAGGGGGTGCCCAAGG ccgTGAGCCCCTTCCCCTCCAATGCCAGCCTGGATTgcctctcctgctcctcctccgaccactcctgctccagcccctccttGATGCGGATCCGGTGCCTGGACCCCCGGGAGCAGTGCGTGGACATCGCAGCCATCTCCATGCCCGATG AGTTTCCCCAGGACGAGCGGCGCATCAAAGGCTGCGGGCAGATCTCTCGGTGCCAGGAGCCCCTGGGCTTCCACAACCAGGACAGCTTCTACCTGCTGCAATGCTGCAACTCCAGCCTGTGCAATAATGACGCCCACG ATTACCAGGAATCCCCCCTGCCCCTGAACGGGGTCACCTGCTTTGCCTGCGAAGGGAACTCCAGCCATGGCTGCACCCCAGAAAACATCACCCGGTTGCAGTGCCAGGGGCCCATGACCCACTGCATGGAGGCTGTGGGGAGCCATG cgcTGAGGGGGCCGGGCGCCATGCTGAAGGGCTGCGCCACCCCGGCCTGGTGCGACGCCCCCTACACCTCCATCTACAAGCGCCTGGCCGGGGTGCAGGCCCGCTGCTGCCGGGGCAACTTCTGCAACAGCCGGATCCAGGCGGGCGCCCTCCCCCCGGCCAGGAGGAGCCGGGCCGGCCGCAGGCTCggggcccagccagccctgctctaCGGCGCTGCCCTCCTGGCCCTGCTCGTCCTGCTGCCCCGCAGCTCCTGA